The Agelaius phoeniceus isolate bAgePho1 chromosome 34, bAgePho1.hap1, whole genome shotgun sequence DNA window atctgaatatttccctgtgccacacagcccaagtccagcaatttgctggcaaagaaagccaaaaccaggcaaatacctggtgcctacACTACTCCGATCTCGTGTGTGctgacaccgccagtgcccagatccggaatttttcagatgcctgcacagcacaattccagcagtttgctggcacagaaaggtcacatttggcaattttccagtgccagcacattccCCACCAAGATCTGGTgtgcgctggcactgccagtgcccacatctggcaatttcccagtgctggcatcacccaaatgcagcaattgtctggcaaagaaagccaaaccCGGCAGCTTCCcagtgctgccaccagcaccactgtctctgtctctctgggagcctctcaggaaccctgggccagtcccgagtcggcagacaccgggggcagccccgacacggccgacagcggggagacactctctgtgccccgagggtactgagggcacctgggctggccgcctttgcagcacaagagacaccagagacagcggtagaagagaaagggccgactcttagcaggggttaatccaaggtttcattccaggtgtcccaaaggagcccctacacctcagaggcctcctgccgagagcccgggagatgtgccaaggttgcatttaaagggaggtggaaagccaaagtagagaacatttgactaaccaagaagtgaccctaagggatgggtcctgggggatggacatttaggacagcgtatggggcaaggcttggggggctgacccctggcctctggctgatcactcgacatcctggaccgaagcttctagagggaggggatgggatgctgagtgattgacagagagccagggtggggatttggggatgatctcagcaagggcaaaggattacacagggaaagggaggggggtaccatctgggatgaaccatttgggaagaatatggggatacaaaacctAAACTATCGCAAAGTATTACAATGTAtgaaaacacactacaacacaccacccagatctggtgcctgctgcacaagtgcccagatccggaaatttcccagtgctggcacagcccaagtcccgCATTTTTCtggcacagaaaaccaaaatccgGCAATTTCCCGATGCCAATACAGgcgcccagacctggtgtttgctgccactgccagtgctcacatCTGGATATTTCCCCGTTCTGGCAGAggcaagtccagcaattttctggcaaagaaagccaaaatctggcaattccctgctactgtcattggcaatgccaagatccggtgtttgctggcaccaccagtgcccagatgcggGAATTTCCCAGTGCCGGCACAGCCCGAGTCGAgtaattttctggtaaagaaagccaaaaccttgcaaatacctggtgctggccccacccagatctggtgtttcctggcagtgccagcacccagatctgaaaacttcctggtgccagcacagcccaagtgcagtgatttgctggcacagaaagccaaaagttggaaattgccaggttctggctccagcaccatccagatctggtgtttgctgggaccaccagtgcccagatttggaaatttcccggtgccttcacagcccaggtccagcaatttggttttagctagcttaggcagagaagttcctgggactgggactttcctttttcttggaactgttgaaacctgctctggactgaaaacccagaaaaacaccagcaCCTCACACCCGTGGCCCACTGAGGTCTGGgatgctgcattccagcaccagagggacttagaagagaccgagtgagccaaatacaacccacaaaaaggactttctgaatttgccatcccttcagcactgtcagaggttttatttaatattattcatttttcatgcttgtgaatactttacttgataaataaactggggtttaATTACTTTTCCCAAGGGAACTCTTTTtctgaactagtagggggagagGCCACTGGAACTTGATTTCTAGATGGACCCCTTTTGGAGgcttcctcccaaaatttgccctaaagcagcacaaacagtcacaatggaaacttcaccagtggcacaacaccccagcccaccaggaaaagaaaggacatgtaAAGTTCTCCAAAcatttgtcctgctttgctgcaaaagtcctgctgcagacactgtgcagtgtggaaagccaagagaagctgcagctggtggcaaatcttgggacagaagcttgaccttgttctccaggagagattcttggcaagagcagagaggagaagattcctggaaaactgaaacagctttccagaagtgaaatgtaaatgaaagaaacaatccaagatgttttcctctatttatttttatgctccccttttccatggggcactacttctccatcccagtaattccagatgcactgtACCTCTAAGATCAGtggcttagtgatttttagacactctaaaataccatgagccacacacagTTTTGCTTCCCctgtttttactggaaggcaacactggagatgtaagtgcagtgctgggctcaggtaggaatcctagcccaagggaaggtgtcccgccagtgtttgcccctcagccaggccaatgcagagcagcaagcgaggggattgctgtgccagtgtgcaggagtcagggctctgcacctgggctcaaggctgcaaagttgccgtgtttggacagactcaggggctgtgcccgggccgcgcggggctcgaacgtggggctcgtggggcgagcggggaacggacacggggacgaacggccccggtgcttcagttgcagcggcggcagcggcggcagcagcagcggcggcagcagcggcagaAGCAGCAAAGCATATAATCGATAACgacctttctctttctctctttctttctctttctctctttcttggtctttctctccttctgtctctgtgtctccctttcccgccgtcgggcacccttctcccggggtcccttgcccggcgtccctctcctctccccgcctccctctcgtgtccccgcctccctctccccctgccgggccgggccatgcccccggcccgcccccggccccgggcggggctgccccgtgcccggccccgcccgtcccgccgcggtctcgcctccgcccggctctggccctactggcggtggcgctgctgggcgggcatcagtgccgtgtgcgggggcggcatcgccgcccttcgcctccgcctggcccgagcccggccccggccccgaggcaggctccagccccgagcccggccccggccccagctcctgccggggcccgcggaggacacaggcggcgcggccgctgccgccgcctccgctgcggcttccccggcccgagctccgccgctcggcagcgcggccgccggccccgagcctcccgtgccgcgttccaaagagcgaacgcctgggcatggccggcccggggcggctgaggggcgctcgggggccgttgctggccccgggccgagcgctgacagccgcgtcccgcccgcagggacggcgcccgaggccctgcaggagcgctaccgcctgggttcgctgctggggcgcggaggattcggcagcgtcttcgcggccacgcggctctcggacggcgccccggtgagcggcggggccggcggcgggcgcaggaggaggggacggaggaggaggaggaggaggaggatggggctgggcagagcgggcggcgagctgagcccgctgctgtccttggcttgcaggtggccatcaagagggtgccacggaaccgcgtccggcactggggcgagctggtgagtgagcggggccagcggcagcagccggggctgccgggcggggatgagccgaggcccggcacggtggaagccgccaggatgcctcgagggggagcgggcgtgggcgcagcgcagggcgcagagcgtcccgggctggctcagggcttgcccaggcctggcacggcatcggccccactgagggcatcgtgctcctcccgcagcccgacggcagcagggccccgctggagatcgtgctgcaggccaaggtgtccactggcttccccggcgtggtgcagctcctggaatggttcgagctgcccaaccacatcgtgatggtgatggagcggccagagcggtgtcaggacctgcatcGTGTCATTCGGGCACGGCGGTTcgtgcccgaggaggtggcgcgggagctgttccgccaggtgctggaggccgtgtggcactgcaccagctgcggggtcctgcaccgcgacatcaagcCAGAGAACATCGTGCTTGACCTGGCCACCGGGCAGGCCAAACTgattgactttggctgtggcacctacctgcaagagacagcctacacccactttgcaggtgagcccacgtaagggtgtactcctggtcccgggatctcatggcccagcatctcccagcccaagctggctgtggcagcggggattctcccttttgctgccagtcaggggactgagtcttcagctgagttgctttagtgtggggctgggtggggagccatcttccagccctgctggcagcctttgccagccactctgcccaggactggggctgggctggggcagccagcccgaccaaaAACCCGCatgggtgggggtagcagagaggggggtggaacctgtgccccagccagtttggtgtgcaggcgagaggaagggcttgcactgctccactcgccctgtttgccttggcttcctaatatttttggggcaatgcaggcagggaggataagggcatgttttccccagcacagagagggtttttcctttgcttgtcatggtcaggcttagccagggcttcctctgccctcttctgacaccagtggcttcttttccaagccttagtttgtgcacaagtcccaggtgctggcgagagggcagtggtcaccctgtgtgccactgatgcagtcccc harbors:
- the LOC143696416 gene encoding serine/threonine-protein kinase pim-1-like yields the protein MKPVRTAPEALQERYRLGSLLGRGGFGSVFAATRLSDGAPVAIKRVPRNRVRHWGELPDGSRAPLEIVLQAKVSTGFPGVVQLLEWFELPNHIVMVMERPERCQDLHRVIRARRFVPEEVARELFRQVLEAVWHCTSCGVLHRDIKPENIVLDLATGQAKLIDFGCGTYLQETAYTHFAGTPSYSPPEWNDFGWYHGEAATIWSLGILLHQMVCGEHPFRRGRNLSWGQLPLPQGLSQGSQPGNN